Proteins encoded in a region of the Pseudanabaenaceae cyanobacterium SKYG29 genome:
- a CDS encoding Maf-like protein, protein MSRPFIVLASASTSRRRILQQAGIDPIVWPSNFDEDQVKAEDADTLVTILAQSKAEMVAPKFVGQAALVLGCDSVLELSSGVYGKPETIANALKMWEQMRGGKGTLVTGHCLIDVLHNRRVVKAKRSTVYFANATDREIEEYIHTKEPLHCAGCFTLEGLGGWFIDRIEGCSSNILGLSLPLLRQMLKELGYSLSFTSDRKVYLV, encoded by the coding sequence TTGAGCCGTCCCTTTATTGTCCTTGCCTCTGCTTCTACTTCTCGTCGCCGCATTCTACAACAGGCGGGGATTGACCCCATCGTGTGGCCCAGCAACTTCGACGAAGACCAAGTGAAGGCGGAAGATGCCGATACCCTCGTGACTATCCTTGCCCAGAGTAAGGCAGAAATGGTAGCCCCCAAGTTTGTGGGACAAGCGGCTTTAGTGTTGGGATGCGACTCTGTCCTAGAGTTAAGTTCAGGTGTCTACGGCAAACCCGAAACTATCGCTAATGCGCTCAAGATGTGGGAACAGATGCGGGGGGGCAAAGGGACATTGGTCACGGGACATTGTTTAATTGATGTCCTGCATAACCGCCGTGTCGTCAAAGCCAAGCGCAGTACTGTCTATTTCGCTAATGCCACCGATCGGGAAATTGAGGAATACATCCACACCAAGGAGCCGCTGCACTGCGCTGGTTGTTTCACTTTGGAAGGCTTGGGGGGCTGGTTTATCGATCGGATTGAGGGTTGTTCTAGCAACATTTTGGGTTTAAGCTTACCCCTGCTGCGGCAGATGCTAAAAGAATTGGGCTATAGTTTGAGCTTCACCAGTGATAGAAAAGTGTATTTAGTTTGA